In Armatimonadota bacterium, one DNA window encodes the following:
- a CDS encoding redoxin domain-containing protein, with product MYWNRALVLFVVVATLAAIFAFARPAPAAKGKVILFLSTDCPVGMKSAPDIKKLMDEFQPKGFTFSACFSNEMETKALVDQYLADYGLRLEYCIDVGGELARKEGVTHVPTAVVKDAKGKKIYQGSILDNRDPSRAGKNYVANVLGNLYRGKPLAFAKTPTFGCILMPGKPLPQSDDVTYAKHIAPILNKRCVACHRPGEVAPISFVGYENARKWAPNIAFYTGNRTMPPWKAVPGFGEFKDDNALSEREIELLKRWANSGAKRGNQKEEPATPTFPKGDWSLGKPDLVIGPKAPYRVEASGEDEYRHFVIDPGFKETVYVQGYQVKPGNTRVVHHVIAFLDAKGRGDRMALANKDGKEGYATSGGGLGFNPDGSLGGWAPGSRPGFTPDGTAFELKPGTKIVLQIHYHKSGKVESDQTKIGLYFSRKPPERLMNIAWLANPFFKIPAGESSFKATFDFPIPADVTAYGAMPHMHLLGKQMKAELVRPDGSREPMIWIKNWDFNWQMTYMFQNPMKVPMGSKIHLEAVFDNSAQNPFQPHKPPKDIRWGEETTDEMMLLVVPFTVDSVQAKDVRIGFGGG from the coding sequence ATGTACTGGAATCGCGCGCTGGTCCTGTTCGTCGTTGTCGCCACGTTGGCGGCGATCTTCGCCTTCGCCAGACCCGCCCCGGCGGCCAAGGGAAAGGTGATCCTGTTTCTGAGCACCGATTGCCCGGTCGGCATGAAGAGCGCCCCGGACATCAAAAAGCTGATGGACGAGTTCCAGCCCAAGGGATTCACCTTCAGCGCCTGCTTCTCTAATGAGATGGAGACCAAGGCTCTGGTCGATCAGTACCTCGCGGATTACGGGCTGAGGCTGGAGTACTGCATCGACGTGGGCGGAGAACTCGCGCGGAAGGAGGGGGTCACCCATGTGCCCACAGCCGTCGTCAAAGACGCCAAAGGCAAGAAGATCTATCAGGGCTCGATTCTCGATAACCGGGACCCAAGCCGCGCCGGCAAGAACTACGTCGCAAACGTTCTCGGGAACCTGTACCGGGGTAAGCCGTTGGCCTTTGCGAAGACTCCGACCTTCGGCTGCATTCTGATGCCCGGCAAACCCTTGCCTCAGAGCGACGATGTCACGTACGCCAAGCATATCGCACCGATTCTGAATAAGCGATGCGTGGCGTGCCACCGACCCGGCGAGGTCGCTCCCATCTCCTTCGTGGGCTATGAGAACGCGCGCAAGTGGGCGCCCAACATCGCGTTTTACACCGGCAATCGCACGATGCCGCCTTGGAAGGCCGTTCCCGGATTTGGCGAATTCAAAGACGACAACGCGCTCTCCGAGCGCGAAATCGAACTCTTGAAGCGCTGGGCTAACTCCGGCGCCAAGCGGGGAAATCAGAAGGAAGAGCCCGCGACACCCACGTTTCCAAAAGGTGACTGGAGCCTGGGCAAGCCTGATCTGGTGATCGGCCCCAAAGCCCCTTACCGGGTGGAAGCCTCCGGCGAAGACGAATACCGTCATTTCGTAATCGATCCTGGGTTCAAAGAGACGGTTTACGTCCAGGGATACCAGGTCAAGCCCGGCAACACACGCGTGGTGCACCACGTGATCGCCTTCCTCGACGCCAAGGGTCGCGGCGACCGGATGGCCCTGGCGAACAAAGACGGCAAGGAAGGCTACGCGACCTCCGGGGGCGGCCTTGGTTTCAACCCGGACGGGTCTCTTGGCGGCTGGGCGCCAGGCTCAAGGCCGGGATTCACTCCGGATGGGACCGCCTTTGAGCTGAAACCGGGCACCAAGATCGTGCTGCAGATCCACTACCACAAGAGCGGCAAGGTGGAGTCCGACCAAACCAAAATCGGGCTCTACTTCTCGAGGAAGCCGCCCGAGCGGCTCATGAACATCGCCTGGTTGGCGAACCCGTTCTTCAAGATTCCAGCGGGGGAGAGCAGCTTCAAAGCGACGTTTGACTTTCCCATTCCCGCCGACGTGACGGCCTATGGCGCCATGCCGCACATGCACCTTCTCGGCAAGCAGATGAAGGCTGAGTTGGTCAGGCCAGATGGCAGCCGCGAGCCCATGATCTGGATCAAAAACTGGGACTTCAATTGGCAGATGACCTACATGTTCCAAAACCCGATGAAGGTGCCCATGGGCTCAAAGATCCACCTTGAGGCGGTCTTCGACAACTCGGCGCAGAACCCGTTCCAGCCACACAAGCCACCGAAGGACATCCGTTGGGGCGAGGAGACGACGGACGAAATGATGCTCTTGGTCGTGCCCTTCACGGTCGACTCGGTCCAA
- a CDS encoding helix-turn-helix transcriptional regulator has protein sequence MPDEKIITREILLAFWKIHILHHAAEDGIYGQWMLEELRHHGYKVSPGTLYPILNRMERFGWLCSDSPASGSKARRVFRITEKGRAVLRTVQDHLLELGGEVADNCVSS, from the coding sequence ATGCCGGACGAAAAGATCATCACGCGAGAAATTCTGCTTGCTTTCTGGAAGATCCACATCCTGCATCATGCCGCTGAAGACGGCATCTATGGCCAGTGGATGTTGGAGGAGCTTCGGCACCATGGCTATAAAGTGAGCCCTGGCACGCTATACCCAATCCTAAACCGAATGGAGAGGTTCGGCTGGCTTTGCTCAGATAGTCCCGCCAGCGGATCCAAAGCGCGACGCGTGTTTAGGATCACCGAGAAAGGACGGGCTGTGCTTCGGACCGTGCAGGATCATCTTTTGGAGCTTGGTGGAGAAGTTGCAGATAATTGCGTCAGCAGCTAG
- a CDS encoding SDR family oxidoreductase, with protein MAEKRRVLVTGSSRGIGKAIAVRLGEQGWSVALHFGGTSSQADDARDALGAACVGVYRCDLSDPEQASGLVDEVLADGPLDALVNNAGVYIPQDFIGASEESFSEAFQKTFSINFESPLLLTRAACRHFAQQGHGKVLNVASRVGFKGESGAALYAASKAALINLTRSLAGELAPKNIQLFGIAPGWTKTAMAREGMDTRLAEILSGIPLGRMASPEDCAAASAFLLSDDASYLSGIVIDINGASYFH; from the coding sequence ATGGCTGAGAAACGGCGTGTTCTTGTGACGGGTTCTTCACGCGGGATTGGCAAGGCGATTGCGGTTCGGCTTGGCGAGCAGGGCTGGTCCGTGGCGCTGCACTTTGGAGGCACTTCCAGCCAGGCGGATGATGCCAGGGATGCTCTAGGTGCGGCTTGTGTTGGGGTGTATCGTTGCGATCTTTCAGACCCAGAGCAAGCGTCGGGATTGGTTGACGAAGTGCTTGCCGACGGTCCACTCGACGCTTTAGTCAACAATGCCGGCGTCTACATCCCTCAGGATTTCATAGGCGCCAGCGAGGAGTCGTTCTCAGAAGCATTTCAGAAGACCTTCTCAATTAACTTTGAATCGCCCTTGTTGCTGACCCGGGCGGCGTGCCGCCACTTCGCCCAGCAGGGCCACGGAAAGGTGCTGAATGTGGCAAGCCGGGTGGGTTTCAAGGGGGAGTCCGGGGCTGCCCTTTATGCGGCTTCCAAGGCGGCGCTCATCAACCTGACACGCAGCCTTGCCGGTGAACTGGCGCCCAAGAACATCCAGCTCTTTGGAATCGCGCCCGGCTGGACCAAGACCGCCATGGCGCGCGAGGGAATGGACACCCGTCTTGCGGAGATCCTCTCTGGGATACCGTTGGGCAGGATGGCATCGCCGGAAGATTGCGCGGCGGCTTCGGCGTTCCTGCTCTCCGATGACGCTTCCTATCTCAGCGGCATCGTCATCGATATCAACGGCGCGAGCTACTTCCACTAG
- a CDS encoding VanW family protein, translating to MKRLLIIAALSVGGATGCLTITAYRYEPRVAPTVRIGSVPVGGLTLAEARKKLRTWWEYQKVKPIEAALAEGRGKPLEITPSKAGCALDDVASTSPLPVEDFWGATRRLFGQGSETGSSFPIVLRATGQVNPALTAYVRESLGGRKPARVTYREGQIVREPEVAEYELDTEGLVKGIAEAIESSGLVYLPLRESAKSVPDEELDKIVDVIAEYSTKFPSRQTSRNANLRIASSKIDGTVLMPGETFSVNGVVGKRTIEDGYKLAGVYKNGKHDLGLGGGICQVSGTLYNSALLANLPIVQRSNHSMPVPYLPVGRDATVDYGTLDLRFKNPYKFPIAISSTFQPGKLTFRVLGVKDPGLEVKVTTTDLKSWSRGVQYVDDPSLPAGKQKVIEKGSSGHSVTTWRIVSRNGVEVTREILSRSRYVGGVRIVARNPADASGGEL from the coding sequence ATGAAACGTCTTCTGATCATTGCCGCGCTTAGCGTTGGAGGCGCGACGGGTTGCCTTACGATCACGGCTTACCGATATGAGCCGCGCGTCGCGCCGACGGTACGCATCGGTTCCGTCCCGGTTGGCGGCCTCACCCTCGCCGAAGCGCGCAAGAAGCTTAGGACCTGGTGGGAGTACCAAAAGGTGAAACCCATCGAGGCAGCCTTGGCCGAAGGCAGGGGCAAGCCTCTCGAAATCACCCCTTCCAAGGCAGGGTGCGCGCTGGACGACGTGGCCAGCACCAGCCCGCTTCCCGTTGAGGACTTCTGGGGCGCCACAAGGAGGCTTTTTGGGCAGGGCTCCGAGACCGGCAGCAGCTTTCCGATCGTGTTGCGAGCCACAGGACAGGTCAACCCGGCGCTGACAGCCTATGTCCGCGAGAGCCTGGGTGGACGCAAACCGGCACGCGTGACTTACCGCGAGGGCCAGATTGTTCGTGAACCTGAGGTCGCCGAGTACGAATTGGACACCGAGGGTCTTGTCAAAGGGATCGCGGAGGCCATCGAGAGCTCTGGGCTCGTGTATCTGCCCTTGCGCGAATCGGCCAAGAGCGTTCCCGACGAGGAACTCGACAAGATCGTCGATGTCATCGCCGAATACTCGACCAAGTTCCCTTCGCGTCAGACCAGTCGCAACGCGAACCTGCGGATCGCTTCGTCGAAGATTGACGGCACCGTCCTCATGCCCGGTGAGACGTTCAGCGTCAATGGCGTCGTCGGCAAGCGCACCATCGAGGACGGCTACAAGCTGGCCGGCGTCTACAAGAACGGTAAGCACGACCTCGGCCTGGGTGGCGGCATCTGCCAGGTGAGCGGCACGCTCTACAACTCAGCCCTGCTCGCCAACCTGCCGATCGTGCAGCGCTCCAACCACTCGATGCCCGTACCCTACTTGCCCGTCGGCCGCGATGCCACCGTGGACTATGGGACGCTCGATCTCAGGTTCAAGAATCCTTACAAGTTCCCCATTGCGATCAGCTCCACGTTTCAACCTGGAAAGCTCACTTTTCGCGTGCTCGGGGTGAAGGACCCCGGGCTTGAGGTCAAAGTCACGACGACGGACCTGAAGAGCTGGAGCCGAGGCGTGCAGTATGTGGACGATCCGTCTTTGCCCGCAGGAAAGCAGAAAGTTATTGAAAAGGGGTCCAGCGGGCATAGCGTAACCACTTGGCGGATCGTTTCAAGAAACGGGGTCGAGGTGACGCGCGAGATATTGAGCCGGAGCCGCTATGTGGGTGGCGTGAGGATCGTCGCCAGGAACCCTGCAGACGCATCGGGCGGAGAGCTCTAA
- a CDS encoding zinc ribbon domain-containing protein — protein sequence MKCPRCGKPLGASATFCMHCGQMLAAAPVPQGQAPMTPVIPAAAVPGQPSRVRTMLAGAALTVLVLAAVAWGLNSAGVLRLGGSGSQGDALRQSGEGQGGNSLMAPGAGGSGSMLEAQGTSDSGAMLPSQAERARMPQDVYDWLLFLEQIERKKERLNSRQMDMLVQLFVEVTKASAGAGMLDMDGEISGSPEKNPAVDLQASATDLAKGWDALEKEFAARTPPRECQNLFLRYDEALTQIKSQIGDIENILGGDLSAALVTVRKWKGASEGTVDSPLDESDKLLGQICAKYDVRKWFGIASHHEMPSMFGAGGAP from the coding sequence ATGAAATGCCCTCGATGCGGCAAGCCGCTTGGCGCGAGCGCCACATTCTGCATGCACTGCGGGCAGATGTTGGCGGCCGCTCCTGTACCCCAGGGACAAGCCCCCATGACACCCGTCATTCCGGCGGCGGCTGTCCCCGGCCAGCCCTCGCGGGTGCGGACCATGCTCGCGGGCGCCGCGCTTACGGTGCTCGTGCTGGCGGCTGTGGCCTGGGGGCTCAATTCGGCGGGAGTGCTCCGATTGGGCGGTAGCGGCTCGCAGGGTGACGCGCTCCGGCAATCCGGCGAGGGGCAGGGCGGCAACAGCCTGATGGCGCCTGGTGCGGGTGGCAGCGGCTCGATGCTGGAGGCCCAAGGAACCTCAGATTCCGGCGCAATGCTGCCTAGCCAGGCAGAACGGGCAAGGATGCCGCAGGACGTTTACGATTGGCTGCTGTTCCTGGAGCAGATCGAGCGAAAAAAGGAGCGCCTGAACAGCCGGCAGATGGACATGCTCGTCCAGCTTTTTGTCGAGGTGACGAAGGCCTCCGCCGGTGCGGGCATGTTGGATATGGACGGGGAGATTAGCGGGTCCCCAGAGAAGAACCCCGCAGTTGACCTGCAAGCCTCGGCAACGGACCTGGCCAAGGGGTGGGACGCCCTTGAAAAGGAGTTTGCCGCAAGGACCCCGCCCAGAGAGTGTCAAAACCTCTTTCTCCGCTACGATGAAGCCCTAACCCAAATCAAAAGCCAAATCGGGGATATTGAGAACATTCTTGGAGGCGACCTCTCTGCGGCTCTTGTGACCGTCCGCAAGTGGAAAGGGGCTTCCGAAGGGACTGTGGACAGCCCGCTCGACGAGTCGGACAAGCTTCTTGGCCAGATCTGCGCCAAGTACGACGTTCGCAAGTGGTTTGGCATCGCCAGCCACCATGAAATGCCTTCGATGTTTGGGGCCGGAGGCGCTCCCTAA
- a CDS encoding TIM barrel protein, producing the protein MNLSADTLSLLPTRFAGYLEGQAVDDLFETFDIKFSAGHWAAGEFFDRFCPVGYNSDREFDNSTVAQIGRVAQAGIKGVEFHEVVFLNPDGSVNQAEYEAIRAALDTHGIVPTNMNFNLWTHPKFKYGALTHPDAGIRKVALEQVHQGVDLAKAIGCVSCGLWPGSDGWDYHFEVDYGQRLRWYIDGCTEVAEHCDRLGLKFGHEPKQKEPREGNMIINTVAKAALVALEVNKSLGKTVMGVAIDYGHEQMVGNTPADSLYVLKTFGLPIANFHINGAKYNSNDEDRIAGTDDIWRLVEFCYAAIDTGYDGWFGEDQFTYRTDQVESMALSREFFANCMKRALMIYADRGRLQTAQATGDAGRVIQVVKRAIYGG; encoded by the coding sequence ATGAACCTGTCTGCCGACACCCTTTCGCTTCTTCCGACGCGCTTCGCCGGCTATCTGGAGGGCCAAGCGGTCGATGACCTCTTCGAGACATTCGACATCAAGTTCTCGGCCGGGCACTGGGCAGCCGGGGAGTTCTTCGACCGGTTCTGCCCGGTCGGCTACAACAGCGACCGTGAGTTCGACAATTCAACCGTGGCGCAGATCGGGCGCGTCGCGCAAGCCGGCATCAAGGGGGTCGAGTTTCACGAGGTGGTGTTCCTGAACCCGGATGGGTCGGTGAACCAGGCGGAATACGAGGCGATCAGGGCGGCGCTCGACACGCATGGCATCGTGCCCACGAACATGAACTTCAACCTGTGGACTCATCCGAAGTTCAAGTACGGCGCCCTGACCCACCCCGATGCCGGAATCCGAAAGGTCGCTCTCGAGCAGGTGCATCAGGGCGTCGATCTCGCCAAGGCGATCGGGTGTGTCAGTTGTGGGCTCTGGCCAGGCTCGGACGGGTGGGACTACCACTTCGAGGTGGACTATGGGCAAAGGCTGAGGTGGTACATCGATGGTTGCACCGAGGTTGCAGAGCATTGCGACCGCCTTGGCCTCAAGTTTGGCCATGAGCCCAAGCAAAAAGAGCCGCGCGAGGGCAACATGATTATCAACACGGTCGCCAAGGCCGCCCTCGTGGCGCTCGAGGTGAACAAGAGCCTCGGCAAGACGGTCATGGGCGTCGCCATCGACTACGGCCACGAGCAGATGGTGGGGAACACTCCGGCGGACTCGCTGTATGTGCTCAAGACCTTTGGGCTGCCGATCGCAAACTTCCATATCAATGGCGCCAAGTACAACTCGAACGACGAAGACCGGATCGCTGGCACCGACGACATCTGGAGGCTGGTCGAATTCTGCTACGCGGCGATCGACACCGGCTATGACGGCTGGTTCGGGGAGGACCAGTTCACGTACCGGACCGACCAGGTCGAGTCGATGGCGCTCTCACGGGAGTTCTTCGCCAACTGCATGAAGCGGGCACTCATGATCTATGCGGATCGAGGGCGGCTGCAGACGGCCCAAGCCACCGGCGACGCCGGCAGGGTGATTCAGGTGGTGAAGAGGGCGATCTACGGTGGGTGA
- a CDS encoding PLP-dependent transferase gives MRFATKAIRVGQDPAGPHLPVIPPIYQSATFAWNSLEDAPAFDYSRVNNPTRAMLEEILAALEGGFGCVCTGSGMAAIAAAFSLLKNGDHLLMASDIYGGTHRIVHTILPNQGITFTEFDAREPGTIDTAIQPNTKMLIFETPTNPNLRIVDVEAIASACKRHGIVCVIDNTFASPYLQNPIALGCDIVVHSTTKYVGGHSDIIGGAAIAGTQEVYNKLFAWAKSIGTAPGAFDCWLAVRGVKTLEVRMERHCANAMAVAEALERHPAVHRVHYPGLKSHPDHAIAAKQMRAFGGMVSFEVKGTAADAKRVAESTKVFMLAESLGGVESLIGYPPMMSHAAMTEEQRMEAGIPPTLLRLSVGIEDAQDLIEDLQQALAKVSALAR, from the coding sequence ATGCGCTTTGCGACCAAGGCCATTCGCGTCGGACAGGACCCGGCAGGTCCCCACCTTCCAGTGATTCCGCCCATCTATCAGTCGGCGACTTTTGCCTGGAACTCCCTTGAAGACGCCCCTGCGTTCGACTATTCCCGCGTGAACAACCCCACGCGAGCGATGCTCGAAGAGATTCTCGCCGCGCTCGAAGGTGGTTTTGGATGCGTCTGCACCGGCAGCGGGATGGCGGCAATCGCAGCGGCGTTCTCCCTGCTCAAGAACGGCGACCACCTTCTCATGGCTTCGGACATCTACGGTGGCACCCACCGGATCGTGCACACCATCCTCCCAAACCAGGGGATCACCTTCACCGAGTTCGATGCGCGGGAGCCAGGCACCATCGACACCGCGATCCAGCCCAACACGAAGATGCTGATCTTCGAGACCCCCACAAACCCTAACCTTCGGATTGTGGATGTCGAGGCGATCGCGTCAGCCTGCAAGCGGCACGGAATCGTCTGCGTCATCGACAATACGTTCGCCTCACCCTACCTTCAGAACCCGATCGCCTTGGGCTGCGACATCGTCGTGCACTCGACGACCAAATACGTGGGCGGGCACAGCGACATCATCGGCGGGGCGGCCATTGCGGGCACCCAAGAGGTGTATAACAAGCTCTTTGCCTGGGCCAAGTCCATCGGCACGGCGCCAGGGGCGTTCGACTGTTGGCTGGCGGTGCGTGGCGTCAAGACGCTCGAGGTGCGTATGGAACGGCACTGCGCGAATGCGATGGCGGTTGCTGAGGCGCTTGAGCGGCATCCGGCGGTGCATCGCGTCCACTATCCGGGGCTCAAGTCGCACCCGGACCACGCGATCGCCGCCAAGCAGATGCGGGCGTTCGGCGGAATGGTGTCCTTTGAGGTCAAGGGTACGGCGGCGGACGCCAAACGTGTGGCGGAGTCCACCAAGGTGTTCATGCTCGCTGAAAGCCTAGGCGGGGTCGAATCGCTGATCGGCTATCCCCCGATGATGTCGCACGCGGCGATGACCGAAGAGCAGCGCATGGAGGCAGGCATCCCGCCGACTCTGCTGCGGCTATCTGTGGGCATCGAGGACGCTCAGGACCTGATCGAAGACCTGCAGCAAGCGTTGGCAAAGGTCTCGGCGCTGGCGCGATAG
- a CDS encoding DUF4129 domain-containing protein has protein sequence MSSRCAAIVLSGLMLSAFALATDYGAFARKLSEAKSDAAKVAILKELRAQLPDGSPILEFIQAATAADTSDAETIETAERMVALRAAVQGHSTPTTDVRKAAANITSSPLYRDTGQKKASNWIERALDRLRFRPRESTSSERRTDTRSVSYAVDVLVALVWIALALGVAALLYLAFRQFSWRKTLKRKAMALLEDDEPVRSADEWLIQADQLAAQGDHRGAVRCLYLACLLRLDENGVARFDRSQTNWEHFARIQASPTLPSGLEFREPTRAFDRIWYGADVRGQGDVDRFREFYVSLMGHFGGKP, from the coding sequence TTGAGCTCTAGGTGCGCCGCGATCGTACTATCGGGGCTCATGCTCTCGGCCTTCGCCTTAGCGACGGACTACGGTGCCTTTGCTCGCAAGCTCTCCGAGGCAAAATCAGACGCCGCGAAGGTCGCCATCCTCAAGGAGCTTCGAGCTCAGCTCCCGGATGGCTCACCCATCCTTGAGTTCATCCAAGCTGCCACGGCCGCTGACACATCAGACGCCGAGACCATCGAAACGGCCGAGCGGATGGTCGCCCTGCGTGCGGCAGTTCAAGGCCATTCGACACCAACCACCGACGTTCGCAAGGCGGCGGCGAACATCACCTCCTCTCCGCTATACCGCGACACCGGGCAGAAGAAAGCCAGCAACTGGATCGAACGCGCCCTCGATCGTCTGCGGTTTCGGCCTCGGGAATCCACCTCATCCGAGCGGAGGACCGACACCCGGTCGGTCTCGTATGCTGTCGACGTACTGGTCGCGCTCGTCTGGATTGCCTTGGCGCTTGGAGTGGCGGCCCTCCTCTATCTCGCGTTCCGTCAATTCTCTTGGCGCAAGACACTCAAACGGAAAGCAATGGCGCTGCTGGAGGACGATGAGCCGGTGCGTTCGGCGGATGAATGGCTTATCCAAGCGGACCAATTGGCCGCGCAGGGGGACCACCGTGGGGCCGTCAGGTGCCTGTATCTCGCTTGTCTCCTGAGACTTGATGAAAACGGCGTGGCGCGGTTTGACCGGAGCCAGACCAACTGGGAGCACTTCGCGCGCATCCAAGCCAGCCCCACGCTTCCCTCTGGGCTTGAATTTCGCGAGCCGACCCGGGCGTTCGATCGGATTTGGTACGGTGCAGACGTCCGAGGGCAAGGCGACGTGGACCGCTTCCGTGAGTTCTACGTGAGCCTGATGGGCCACTTCGGAGGCAAGCCTTGA
- a CDS encoding outer membrane lipoprotein-sorting protein: MTSLLAATALLCTAIADPDPDDIVQKNLKDVSFTLVIEKADQKELGKINKDFGTSYRADSGKAYFKDPFKFRIESKYGETNVYYVLNGGTAYYRLGRAGIGQKMDVSGSPGRIQTLLDFGVLVPSLLTFFEAKYVRTDRATGAYVFDLLFKKRKPDDNTRHRIWVEPKLKYVMKREWFNRDGDQLATFTYSEPHTANGCTFPGRAEVRNTENRLGGIMLYKSVQFNTGLSESLFSIK; encoded by the coding sequence ATGACCTCATTGCTTGCCGCCACTGCGCTCCTCTGCACGGCGATCGCCGATCCGGACCCCGACGACATCGTTCAAAAGAACCTCAAGGACGTCTCCTTCACCTTAGTCATCGAGAAGGCAGATCAGAAGGAGCTTGGGAAGATCAACAAGGACTTCGGCACAAGCTATCGGGCCGACAGCGGGAAGGCCTATTTCAAGGACCCGTTCAAGTTCCGGATCGAGTCGAAGTACGGCGAAACGAACGTGTATTACGTCCTGAACGGCGGCACCGCCTACTACCGTCTTGGGCGAGCGGGCATTGGCCAGAAGATGGACGTGAGCGGCTCGCCTGGGCGCATCCAGACACTCCTCGACTTTGGGGTGCTCGTACCCTCGCTGCTCACCTTTTTCGAGGCGAAGTACGTTCGCACCGACAGGGCTACAGGCGCGTACGTCTTCGACCTCCTCTTCAAAAAGCGGAAGCCCGACGACAACACGCGGCATCGCATCTGGGTCGAACCGAAGCTGAAGTACGTGATGAAGCGCGAGTGGTTCAACCGAGATGGCGACCAACTGGCGACGTTCACCTATTCAGAGCCGCACACCGCCAACGGCTGCACGTTCCCTGGACGGGCAGAGGTCCGAAACACCGAGAATCGGCTGGGCGGGATCATGCTCTACAAGTCCGTGCAGTTCAACACCGGGCTGAGTGAGTCGCTGTTCAGCATCAAGTAA
- a CDS encoding DinB family protein, which produces MMPATAIDVRELVATQMDRARAFYNVDLKHLTEEQATQTVGGCSRSPLAFTQEVTGVNFFAAAVFRGEEPQQKTEAEIAAFQASFDTLEKLRPAFNKSVDQMISGIKSCPAENLDKTVMAPWGAPITVLDLAIVMVQHMFYHDGQLNYFQCSQGDGAFHWMELMPG; this is translated from the coding sequence ATGATGCCCGCAACTGCAATTGACGTTCGAGAACTCGTCGCGACCCAAATGGATAGAGCCCGCGCCTTCTACAATGTGGACCTTAAGCACTTGACCGAAGAACAAGCGACACAGACCGTTGGTGGCTGCTCGCGGTCGCCTCTTGCGTTCACTCAGGAAGTTACAGGCGTCAACTTCTTTGCCGCCGCCGTCTTCCGTGGTGAGGAGCCGCAGCAAAAAACGGAAGCGGAGATCGCTGCCTTCCAGGCTTCATTCGACACTCTGGAGAAGCTGAGGCCAGCGTTCAACAAGAGCGTGGATCAAATGATCTCGGGCATCAAGTCCTGCCCCGCAGAGAACTTGGACAAGACCGTTATGGCGCCCTGGGGCGCCCCCATCACCGTCCTCGACCTCGCCATCGTGATGGTCCAACACATGTTTTATCATGACGGACAGCTCAACTACTTCCAGTGCTCTCAGGGCGACGGTGCGTTCCATTGGATGGAATTGATGCCGGGGTAG